Proteins encoded by one window of Cystobacter ferrugineus:
- a CDS encoding FmdB family zinc ribbon protein produces MPIYEYACGSCGKTIDVLQKVSDPAPEKCSACGAQSSLSRVVSRTSFVLKGGGWYADLYGSTKKDGGSSSSSSSSSSSSSPSSSDSSSSSSASTSSGGASSSGSSSASSAPVAAKSS; encoded by the coding sequence ATGCCCATCTACGAATACGCCTGCGGTTCCTGTGGAAAGACGATCGACGTGCTGCAGAAGGTCAGCGATCCGGCGCCCGAGAAGTGCTCGGCCTGTGGCGCCCAGAGCTCGCTCAGCCGCGTCGTCAGCCGCACCAGCTTCGTCCTCAAGGGCGGCGGCTGGTACGCCGACCTCTACGGCTCCACCAAGAAGGACGGTGGCTCGTCCTCGTCGAGCAGCAGCTCGTCCTCTTCGAGCAGCCCGTCCTCGAGCGACAGCTCCTCCTCTTCCTCCGCGAGCACGTCATCGGGCGGCGCGTCGTCCTCGGGCTCCAGCAGCGCGTCCAGCGCGCCCGTGGCGGCCAAGAGCAGCTAG